Proteins from a genomic interval of Brucella intermedia LMG 3301:
- a CDS encoding ABC transporter ATP-binding protein, whose amino-acid sequence MNAATGNMTALHEAGPDDGGSSGGRTVLSARGLGKSFGGFHAVRNVDLDVEHARVHALIGPNGAGKTTVFNLLTKFLQPSSGEITLLGETITRADPARVARMGLVRSFQISATFPHLTVLENVKVALQRPNGLATQFWRPLSALDRLDAQAISLLERVGLADARHALAADLSYGRKRALEIATTLALDPKVLLLDEPMAGMGHEDVHTIAALIADVAKDRAVLMVEHNLKVVADIAHHVTVLQRGEILASGNYAAVSKDERVRTAYMGTEHE is encoded by the coding sequence ATGAACGCAGCAACTGGCAATATGACGGCCCTGCATGAAGCAGGGCCGGACGATGGCGGCTCATCCGGCGGCCGGACGGTTTTGTCGGCGCGCGGACTGGGCAAGTCCTTTGGCGGCTTTCACGCGGTGAGGAACGTCGATCTCGATGTGGAACATGCCCGCGTCCACGCGCTGATCGGGCCGAATGGCGCGGGCAAGACGACCGTTTTCAACCTCCTGACCAAATTCCTGCAGCCATCGAGCGGCGAGATCACGCTTCTGGGCGAAACCATCACCAGAGCCGATCCGGCCCGGGTGGCGCGCATGGGGCTGGTGCGCTCGTTCCAGATTTCGGCAACCTTTCCGCATCTGACGGTGCTGGAAAACGTCAAGGTCGCGCTGCAGCGCCCCAACGGGCTTGCCACGCAGTTCTGGCGTCCGTTGTCGGCGCTCGACCGGCTCGACGCGCAGGCGATTTCGCTTCTGGAGCGCGTCGGCCTTGCCGATGCCCGCCATGCGCTGGCCGCCGACCTGTCCTATGGCCGCAAGCGCGCGCTGGAGATCGCCACCACGCTGGCGCTCGATCCCAAGGTGCTGCTGCTCGATGAGCCGATGGCCGGCATGGGCCATGAGGACGTCCACACCATCGCCGCCCTCATCGCCGATGTGGCGAAGGACCGCGCGGTGCTGATGGTCGAACACAATCTCAAGGTGGTGGCCGACATTGCCCACCACGTCACGGTGCTGCAACGCGGCGAAATACTTGCCTCCGGCAATTATGCCGCCGTCTCGAAGGACGAGCGCGTGCGCACCGCCTATATGGGAACCGAACATGAATAG
- a CDS encoding ABC transporter ATP-binding protein: protein MNRGQPLLSVRGLNAWYGESHALHGVDLDIWPGETITLLGRNGVGKTTTLRAIMGIIRKRTGTITLDGKDIMRVPLHRIAYAGLGFVPEERGIFATLNVHENLLLPPVVARDGQSAMSLDEIYELFPNLHERRNSPGTKLSGGEQQMLAIARILRTGVKVLLLDEPTEGLAPVIVQRIGDVLVELKKRGMTVLLVEQNFRFAAKVADRFYLMDHGVVTDNFPTAELPARMAELTHALGV, encoded by the coding sequence ATGAATAGAGGCCAACCGTTATTGTCCGTGCGCGGGCTCAATGCCTGGTATGGCGAAAGCCATGCCCTGCACGGCGTCGACCTCGACATCTGGCCCGGCGAGACGATCACGCTTCTGGGCCGCAACGGCGTCGGCAAGACGACGACGCTGCGCGCCATCATGGGCATCATCCGCAAGCGCACCGGCACCATCACGCTCGACGGCAAGGACATCATGCGCGTGCCGTTGCACCGCATCGCCTATGCGGGCCTGGGCTTTGTTCCCGAAGAACGCGGCATCTTCGCCACCTTGAACGTGCACGAAAACCTGCTTTTGCCGCCGGTCGTCGCCAGGGACGGCCAGAGCGCCATGTCGCTCGATGAGATCTACGAACTCTTTCCCAACCTGCATGAGCGCCGCAACAGCCCCGGCACCAAGCTGTCGGGCGGTGAGCAGCAGATGCTGGCGATTGCGCGCATCCTGCGCACCGGCGTCAAGGTGCTGCTCCTCGACGAGCCGACCGAGGGGCTTGCGCCCGTCATCGTGCAGCGCATCGGCGATGTGCTGGTGGAACTGAAGAAACGCGGCATGACCGTGCTTCTGGTCGAGCAGAACTTCCGCTTTGCCGCCAAGGTCGCCGACCGCTTCTACCTCATGGATCATGGCGTGGTGACGGACAACTTCCCCACCGCCGAACTGCCCGCCCGCATGGCAGAACTCACGCATGCATTGGGGGTCTGA
- a CDS encoding branched-chain amino acid ABC transporter permease yields the protein MTMIFGIPLQALLGQLLVGLINGSFYAMLSLGLAIIFGLLRIINFAHGAQYMLGAFVGYLLLSWLGIGYWPALILAPLIVGLGGAIVERVALSRLYNLDPLYGLLFTFGLALVIEGTFRYYYGAAGQPYAVPPSLAGGHNLGFMFLPNYRAWVVVASLIVCLGTWLLIEKTKLGAYLRAATENPTLVKAFGINVPLLLTFTYALGAALAGLAGIMAAPIYQVSPLMGSNIIIVVFAVVVVGGMGSILGAIITGYVLGLAEGLTKVFYPEASSIVIFVIMAIVLLVRPAGLFGKEA from the coding sequence ATGACAATGATTTTTGGAATACCCTTGCAGGCACTTCTCGGGCAGTTGCTGGTCGGCCTCATCAACGGCTCCTTCTATGCGATGCTGAGCCTCGGCCTTGCCATCATCTTCGGCCTCCTGCGCATCATCAACTTCGCCCATGGCGCGCAATATATGCTGGGCGCCTTTGTCGGCTATCTGCTGTTGAGCTGGCTCGGCATCGGCTACTGGCCGGCGCTGATCCTCGCCCCGCTCATCGTCGGGCTGGGCGGCGCGATCGTGGAGCGCGTGGCGCTGTCGCGGCTCTATAATCTCGACCCGCTCTATGGCCTGCTCTTCACCTTCGGCCTGGCGCTCGTGATCGAAGGCACGTTCCGCTATTATTATGGCGCGGCGGGCCAGCCCTATGCGGTGCCGCCGTCGCTTGCGGGCGGACATAATCTGGGCTTCATGTTCCTGCCGAACTATCGCGCCTGGGTGGTCGTCGCCTCGCTCATCGTCTGCCTGGGCACATGGCTCCTGATCGAAAAGACCAAGCTCGGCGCCTATCTGCGCGCCGCGACTGAAAACCCGACGCTGGTGAAGGCCTTCGGCATCAATGTGCCGCTGCTTCTGACTTTCACCTATGCGCTCGGTGCCGCCCTTGCCGGACTTGCGGGCATCATGGCCGCGCCGATCTATCAGGTCAGCCCGCTGATGGGCTCCAACATCATCATCGTGGTCTTTGCCGTGGTGGTGGTCGGCGGCATGGGATCGATCCTCGGCGCCATCATCACCGGCTATGTGCTGGGGCTGGCGGAAGGTCTCACCAAGGTCTTCTATCCCGAAGCTTCCAGCATCGTCATCTTCGTCATCATGGCCATCGTTCTTCTGGTGCGCCCCGCCGGACTGTTCGGGAAGGAGGCCTGA
- a CDS encoding branched-chain amino acid ABC transporter permease, whose amino-acid sequence MADTALKANTASRDSKAPAVNSLSAVILGIALVGLLAAPFMVYPIFLMKMLCFALFASAFNLLLGYTGILSFGHAAFFGGAAYITAHTVKVWGVTPELGLVLGVLAAAALGLVIGYLAIRRQGIYSTMITLALAQMFFFFCLQASFTHGEDGLQGVPRGYLFGIIDLNQPMTMYYFVLAVFVLGVFVIWRIINSPFGMILKSVRENENRAISLGYSVNRYKLAAFVMSAALAGLAGGLKALVFQFATLTDVGWQMSGEVILMTLLGGIGTLIGPIVGAAFVVALQNYLATSDFPVTIVTGVIFMACVLLFRKGIIGEFYGWLERRK is encoded by the coding sequence ATGGCTGATACCGCTCTCAAGGCAAATACGGCCTCGCGCGACAGCAAGGCGCCTGCCGTCAACAGCCTCTCGGCCGTCATCCTCGGCATTGCCCTTGTCGGGCTGCTGGCCGCACCCTTCATGGTGTATCCGATCTTCCTGATGAAGATGCTGTGCTTCGCGCTGTTCGCCTCCGCCTTCAATCTTCTTCTGGGCTATACCGGCATTTTGTCCTTCGGCCATGCCGCCTTCTTCGGCGGCGCGGCCTATATCACCGCCCATACGGTCAAGGTCTGGGGCGTCACGCCGGAGCTTGGCCTCGTGCTCGGCGTCCTTGCCGCCGCAGCCCTTGGCCTCGTCATCGGCTATCTCGCCATCCGCCGTCAGGGCATCTATTCGACGATGATCACGCTGGCGCTGGCGCAGATGTTCTTCTTCTTCTGCCTGCAAGCATCCTTCACCCATGGCGAGGACGGATTGCAGGGCGTGCCGCGCGGCTATCTCTTCGGCATCATCGACCTCAACCAGCCGATGACCATGTATTATTTTGTGCTGGCGGTGTTCGTGCTGGGCGTGTTCGTCATCTGGCGCATCATCAACTCGCCCTTCGGCATGATCCTGAAATCGGTGCGCGAAAACGAAAACCGCGCCATCTCGCTGGGCTATTCCGTCAACCGCTACAAGCTTGCAGCCTTCGTCATGTCGGCAGCGCTTGCCGGCCTTGCCGGCGGCCTGAAGGCGCTCGTCTTCCAGTTTGCAACGCTGACCGATGTCGGCTGGCAGATGTCGGGCGAAGTGATCCTGATGACGCTTCTGGGCGGCATTGGCACGCTCATCGGCCCCATCGTCGGCGCCGCCTTCGTCGTCGCCCTCCAGAACTATCTCGCAACATCGGACTTCCCCGTCACGATCGTAACCGGCGTCATCTTCATGGCATGCGTCCTCCTCTTCCGGAAGGGAATCATAGGCGAGTTCTACGGGTGGTTAGAGCGGAGGAAATGA
- a CDS encoding thioesterase family protein, whose translation MSEALTIYSTSVSPNWIDYNGHMGDYAYGIVFSDAATAYMDRIGIDAVYRATNNATLYTLDSRIAYLRECHAGEILQVELALIDADHKRLHLFMRLYNAEREMLALCEQLLMHVSREGKHPRAADLPIDVRDVVLADLQSSKSVEKAERIEWRIGLRS comes from the coding sequence ATGAGCGAAGCATTAACGATTTATAGCACAAGCGTTTCGCCAAACTGGATAGACTACAACGGCCATATGGGGGACTATGCCTATGGAATCGTCTTTTCCGACGCGGCGACCGCCTATATGGATCGAATTGGCATCGACGCTGTTTATCGTGCGACCAACAATGCCACTCTCTACACGCTCGATAGTCGTATCGCGTATTTGAGAGAATGTCATGCCGGCGAAATATTACAGGTAGAGCTGGCCTTGATCGATGCCGATCACAAACGTTTGCATCTATTCATGAGATTGTACAATGCGGAAAGGGAGATGTTGGCACTCTGCGAGCAACTCTTGATGCACGTAAGTCGAGAAGGGAAGCATCCACGGGCAGCAGATCTGCCCATAGACGTGCGAGATGTCGTCTTGGCGGATCTCCAGAGTTCGAAGTCTGTTGAGAAAGCAGAAAGGATCGAATGGCGTATTGGTCTTCGAAGTTAG